The window CACTGGAGTTGGTGCTCTTGTGCTCACAGTGTGGGCACTGATGGGTCTTGTGGCCTTGCACCATCTCTATATGACGCTGGAGTTCGCGTGCATCAGCATAGGCTTGAGGACAGTGGCTGCACTTGAAGGGCAGATCCGCGCCATGCTTGCTCTTGATGTGAGTCTTTAGGTTGGACTGATCTGCACAGCGAAACTCGCAGTGCGGGCAGTGGTAGGGCTTCTCGCCTGTGTGGGTTCGCATATGTTTCTTCAGCTCTGACGGGTGGCGGAAGCCTTTAGCgcactcaacacacacatgtgcaaagTTCTTACTGTGCACAGCCAGCAGGTGACGGTTGAGCAGGCCCTGTTCAGCCGTCTCATAGTCGCAATACTTGCAGTGATGCAGTTTGGGCTCCCGGTCTTTTACGATGAGCTTGTCAGAGCCCAGAGGGCTGGACTCATGGTAGCGCCGTGCGTACTCCGTGTATTCTGGAGAGCGCTCACTGTTGTGGCTCAGCAGCTTGTGGCTCTCCAAGTGGTTGTGGAAACTGATCTTTTTGTTGGTGGTAAAGTCACAGTCTGTGCACTGGTACTTCTTCTTAAGGAGGTGGTCAGGATGGTTCTTCATGTGGCATTTGAGGAACCCTCGTGAGCGAAACTTCTTTCCACATATGTGACAGGGGTAGACAGTCAAAGGCAAGCCATCTGGTCCAATGATAACAGCTGGAAGAGACGGTTGGAAAAATAGGGGTGGAATTtgaaataaaaccttttaaaactGTGAAATGCTCATCATCAAGTTGTACAAATCTCTGTTTCTTGCACAACACAGTGCCAACAATAACCTCATTATTTGTTCATACCAGTCTGGCACTGTCGTGTCTccgttttcttctttttcttagGTTTGGGTTTCAGAGCACGGTTTGCACCCAGCCCCTCTCGGATTTGCAGAAATTGTGTAGCTGCTCCATTCTTCACCTGATCAATGGTGTTACCTGCACAGACAGTTTACATTTAATCAGCAACAGGATAGAAGACACTGTTCATTGTGAGACATGCTTTGTCATTATAGGGATAAAATCTATaggttattttaaaaatgaagtaAGCTCTAGGGCACTGCCATCTTATAAACACACCATAAATCCAAGCTGTGATAAATTATGTAACATTATGTAAAATTATTGATCTAAAGCCTtaaaactgtctgacaacatgGACTAAAATCTGTTTTGAGAAAGAACATACTGatgtcatcatcgtcatcatcatcactgtcatcgtcatcatcgtccTCCTCTTTCGGATGGTTCTTGACCGCCATGTAGACCATCTTGTCACGGCCAACCCCTAGTCTCCCTGATGATGCAGCTTCCAGGTCAGGATGGCCATTCTGGTAATCGTCCTCTGTAATTACCTCCGTTCCACCTGGGAGGGAACGGAAAAACAATTTAATCAGAGCCATGATCTACATTCGTTTTAACAGGAAAAAACTGAAGATAATTTCTTGTATTGTTGAAGTGACTGAATTGATTATTCTTCAAGTTACTTGCCTAAATCGTCATCTGCTTCAGCTTTGAAAATGTAGACCTTGATGACTTCTGAGCCATCTTCCTCTTTAGACTCCTTGTCTTCCATTACTTCAGTGCTGATTTCAAGGGGAGTGTCTCCTATGTCCAGCTTCTCTCCCACCTCATCCACTACAGGAACACAAACGGACTTAGTAACCAAAAATCAGCAATAACATTGTATTGCATAAGTAGTGTTTATTAATACAAGTTATGTCATAAAATTGCAAGCTGTCTTACAGGAGATCATGAGGTAATCCTCAGAGCTGCTTCTtgcatcatcatcctcatctgtCTGCAGGGGAACAGCCTCAGTTGGCAGCTGCTGGTGGATAATGGTCTCAGAGTTGGCCTCTGTCACCATCAAGCCTTCTGACACAAGCTGATGGTCCAGGGTGTTGTCCTGGTGCTCAGAGAGTAGCTCTGCCACAAACACCTGGTCTGGCATGTCATCATGATGGTGGTTTGAGTCCTGGATAAGGTCTGAGGTTAAGacgtggtggtggtgatgggagTCCAGTGCTTCCTCTATTGCAACTTCTGTGCCAAGAATATTCTCAGGCATTATCACACTGTGTTCTGAGGTCACCATGTCTTCACTGGATATCTCATGGGCCTCTACACCTTGTGATTGCAGACTTTCCACATCTACCTCCAGACCCTCAACAACTTCTGCTTCTAAACCCTCcacttccacctcctcctccaggccCTCTACAACGTGAGCCTCCAGGCCCTCAACGTCTACCTCATTTTCCAGGCCCTCCACTTCCACCTCACTCTCTAGGCCCTCGACAACTTGAGCCTCCAGCTCTACCACCTGTGTCTGTAGCTCCTCAACCACCTCTGCTTCCAGGCCGTCTACATTTGCATGTAAGCTCTCCACCACTTCTGTCTCCAGGCCTTCAACTACCTCTGTCTCCAGGCCTTGAACCACCTGAGTTTCTAGGCCTTCCACCTCAAGCCCATGCTCCAGGAGGATGCCCTCATCCGTCATCACGTCAGAAAGAAGCATACCCTCCGGCACAGACACCACAATGTGCTCCCCATCAATGTGAGCCAGACCCCCCATGCCTGCAACTGGGAACACAAGACACGGAGAGGGGGGCATGACAAAGAgcatcaaacacaaaatgacaaaactgcaacacagttttatttattttttgcactaGCTATAGTAAACACATGATGCCACAGCATCTTATATGTTTGTGAAGTTGTATATCATTTTACAGTGAAAATAAGATTTGGAGAAATTACAATATCATCTTTAcacttcacttttatttttacttgtgGAGGAAATGAGCATGCTTAAATTAAGCACTTGGCAATAATGGTTGTGATCTTATCCCACTTGACCACCTACCAAAGTCTTGCATGATCATAGCGTGGGGCATCTTCAGCTCCTGAGTGTGCAGCTCCAACACCCCTCCTCCTTGATCCATGTCTtcactcagaaaaaaaaaagactgaaattaCAGGACACTGCGTTAACATGCTTCTTTCACTTTGTCTGCGCTTTCAAAACTGAAAGTGAATGCAAAAACTGGGGATGCCACACTGGCTGGTATTCAACACATACCTTCACATTTGATGATAAACCCTTAAAATAAAACCAACTGGATGTCTGATGTGCTTCCTTCCATCCAGGTAACCAATCCCTCtgtcaatgaaaaaaaacaaccaatttGTACTCTGATTTCACTTATAATAGAAGGTAAACTAAGAGTAAGATAATTTCTATGTGTTCAGGTTTCTGATAGGGGAACTGTGTAACTATGATGCCCTCTTCATGAGTAAAATACACAAGAGATAAAAACTTATTTGCCACAGGGGAGGAGGGTAGTTTGTTGTTGCCCACTGGCTCCATCCTTTGCCTATCAAGAGTACTACAGGCGGCTTCAACCTGAGGCTATACTATAAAGCTATACACCTGGAGCTGGTTGAGCCTGATGGCTGCAGCCCGGCTGAGACAAAGGGTTGTTCCGCTCAGTGTGCAGGAGGACGGGCTGACAGGCAACGGCACTGATAGCACTTTGAAAATGATTCCTGCGTGTTTTTTGTGGGAGGAAATGCATTGCCGTCACATGACGATTCAAAATGAACCAAATATGTCATGTCTGCAGTGGTCTGTTGTGACGTTGTAGCGCCCCGTTTTCCACGGATATGAAATTTTCGGATAAAACTAACACTATGCTACCACAGTTATATTTCTGAAAAGTATTGTACTCTGGACTCTTTGCACGAGACTACACATGCTCTGAGTTTATGGCCGCCAATGAAAGTACCGCAGACGTTATGCAATGCATACTAGGGCGGCTACCGCCCTCCACCCACTGGAGCTAACTAGCAAGCAAGCTAGGGCTGGTCCTCCGAGCGCCATTTTGTTTTAGCATAACGGCTAATTCACAGAAATGCAACACCCGATATTTTACGGCACTTTAGCGACCACATTCGCACCACGTTACAGTGTGAACAGAGTTGTCAGCACAAGCAACAAGGCCATTTGCGTCCCGAAACGATGTTTTTTAATTTCGCCATCATTTTCGCGACGACCGCCGTCCACCAGGCTAGCTAGCCTGCTAAGCTAGGTGAAGCCGCTTGTGCCGCATTATCTTCCATGTTGTTTTTCCAAAAGGCTGAAAGAGGCCCGCTACGGCCGACTGGGCCCTTGCGTCTTATTCCACATGCCTTTCTGACCGATTCAAAATAATTTTACCTGATAACGCCGTCTTCAGACTCAATCGGTGTTTGTTCCCCTTCTCAGTTTTGTCTGTTATTGTTATGGTTTATTTTTGACGGTAAGCTAAGTGCGGCCTGCAGTTTTGGATCCCCGGGCACCCTTTGCTAGGCCTCGGCCAATCAGCTTGCTTCCTGACAAGCAGAGGGAGGGCGGGGGGCAGACAATGCGTGGCCTCGTTTACCGCTGATCCCTTACTATTTGCGTCATGCATAAGAGAGCAGAGCTACATTAACACAGACATTCTCTTAATGAGAACACATTTACGACCGGCTATTAGACACAAAATTCAAACATTATCACGCCaagaaataataattttaatgtGATTGCAGACTGTGCGCTAACACTTTGTATGCGCAGATGAGGCCTGTAGGCCATTTTGTCACAAGGGGTGGGAAGCGTCGGCGAGCACTCATTTCTGAAGCGTTTGGTCATGCACCCAGGAAATATCCGGGAGCTGATGAAtgggactgctgctgctgccctgcgTTGCATAGTATGACTAATTAGCCTATGATGCAAAGACACCTCGACTTGGCATGCATGTGTCAAGATAAACAGAAATGCTATAATCATAGTTTCAGGGTAgactttattattcatttttcattacagCTCCAAATTTTTCAGAGGCACTCTGCATGAGGGTGCATAGCTGTCTAAGGCACATTGCCTTCGTGcataaacatttttcttttttacagtggtATCCAAAACCTAAACACTCAAAACCACCTCTGGATATGCAGTAGAAATGCCTGGAAAACACAGTATTGTAACAGTACCTTAATGAATCAGTATTACTTCATGTAATAGAAAGAGGGTTGCAGCTGAAATGCACCTTGGCACAAAccatatttttcctttttttgtatttgtaaggGCAGTGTGGTTTACAGGAGTTGCATTTGCTGTGTAATCAAAGAGttgaacacaaatacaacacaaatcCGATGATAATTTCACAATGGACCAATCAGAAAAATCGTAACTTCACACATATCATTGTGGGACACACGGAAGATCTGTCATATTGCATTTACACAATGATGAAAAGGCTGAAGGGATAAGGAAAAAAACCCCCAACAAAACCAAGCATGCAACACTCAGCACCTTCATCTAGTAGGAATTCACACAGAGAAAATTAACAAACCAGCATTAACTTCATTTAAATTGTCTTCATATCAATTACATCACAGTAATACAACCCTTAATATTCCAGCAGTTTCTCACAATGACCATagaaaaataagtaaaactGACACAAACAAATCTTCTGGAAGCTCTGAGTTTGTCCACTTCACAAGTGGAGAGTGTGCATGAGTGCCTTCTTGTCTGCCTACACATCCTCTCTGTGTGGGTTGACAATGTTTCATGCGAGGGAAAAGAGATGAGTCTCAACTTGAATCCAGTGCAGCCCAGCGCTCCAGTCTGAAATGAGGGGACCAAGAGGTTGTACGACACATTTGTGGACAAAGTGGCTGTGTTTTCTGTACTAAGAGAGGTAACGGGGAGAGGTCAGGTGAGGGTTGCAGCAGTGAACCTCCTTCATCACCGGCCAGACTCAGTAACAGCCATCTTTCCAAGATTCATCTGAGATTTTAGCCATGCCCAAAGACCTATCAATAAAATAGGAAGTTAGACATTATTCACACAACATCTCAGCAAATTCTCCCTTAataaaaatgacacattcatCAATATCTTTCCATTTTAGCACTCACCTCCTGGTGGGCTGTGACAGTTTACTCCTTGTGGATGGCCCAGCCTGTCCTCTGCCCATGGCAGCCCTCCCAGCCCCAGTTGAGGCTCTCCCAGGTATGTAGCCTCCGCCATTAGCAGAGCCTGGAGACTGGACCCTGCGGCCACCTACTGCAGACGCTGCTTGGATAACAGGCAGACCTCTAGAAGGCTGACGACCTGGTCCCATGGACCCCGTGGGCGCGACAGCTTTAACTGGAGTCCGGAGGGAGAGAGGTGACTGGCCACTGCCACGCAGCCGACTACAAGCCATACCTTAAGAGTAAGAAAGTGACAGTGGTATAATAGATTCTCAACAAGCTACTTCTTTCCTATAAGTTGGGGaatcaaataaatattaatatacacaaaaaataaatatgtagcAGTTGAAATCAAACCCCCACTTGATGCATGTAGAAGCTGGAGGCAGCACGGGACTATCAAGGATACGTTTAGAGTGCTGGAATAATTATGCAGCAGGTGAGTGAAAGGAGCGTCACCTGTACAATACCTGGAATATGTCAGGGAAGATGACTGGTCAGGGAAATTTAGGATGGTTAGTGGAGCTCATGTAAGTAGCTGTGGCCAATGTACAGTAGGTATGTGTGCTTCTctcaaacattcaaacagaGAGGAAAGGTGCGCTAGCTGCTAAACTAATTAATGCAATATAAAATGGCAAAAGCCTCAGGGAATAATGGTGACTGCCTCCTGGACAGTTAATATCGGTTGAAATGTTATACTTTAATTAAGCCATGCTTTACATGTCAGTGGAGTCTATTTAAAGTAAACTTTTCTGCACATAACCAGCCATAAATATCTTTACAATAATTAATacgttgattttttttaaatagccaaaagcagaaaagaaaagggtGTCAGCTTCTTCTGTTACTGATTGTGTTAAATGGACAGAAGATATCGTCTCATACTGATCGCTGGCCCCTGAAAAATGGTATCCAATGGCACCtcagttaaaacatttaaaaaggtacCCCCTGTGGAAACTCACTGCATGTATCCTTGAGATGTCATGCATGTTAAATACATTTCCTTCATCATAAAACTTTGGCAGAACCAAAATTCTGAAAATGCTGTGACCTGAATTCTATATGTTTGCTCACCAGCAGTCACCTTCTTTTCTGCCTGTTTATGCATTGCTGCCATCTGGAGATCAGTCCAATAGAGTAGAACCATTGCCAAGAAGTTGTACCATGTCATCcacatgcacatgcatgtgtgtctctGGGTGTGTGAATAAAAACCTCCACTACTAGTTCCATAGCCCTAGGAGTGGTCAAATATTCCAGGGTTTCCAGGGCTTTAAGAAGAACCTTCTTCTTAAAACAGAAGATATCAATAAATAATAGATATCGACCAAACCTTACCTGTGGTCATGCAGAGGTTAAGAATGGGTCCAGTGGTAGGATAATGGAGACACTACAAAGGGTTATACAGAAGTGGTGTGGAGCAGGTGAAGAGGGGAGGGTTACCTGTAGAGGGGGAGTGAGTCAGGTGGGACATGCGGTTGCCAGAGCTCTGGAGGTTAGCCTCCATGCTGCGGCTGTTTCTGACTGCTTCCAGGGAACGTAGGCTGGTGCGGGGAGCCAGATTAGGCATGCTGTGCCTCAACTCCTCTGGAACCACATACAAATCAAATTTAGGAACAACATGATGTGTGTCACTACAGCTTTATCACAACAGGGACCTCTGTGATGGTGACTCTGATCTTCTTGATCAAGGTTGTAAATGCTGTATTGTTACTGGTTGTAACTTACCCTCACTCTTTGCAAATTTAAGCAGCTCTGCACTGGGCCCCTGAAGAGATCGTCTGGGTGTTCTTGTGCGTGGGGCCCCCAGTCGGCTGCTGTATTCCTGACCGTGGTTTGAAGTGGAGGGAGACAGGCACCGGGGTGAACCTAAGGGTGAGGGGGTGAAGCGATGTCGTCGCTGGGGCATGGGGCCGAactcatcctcttcatcctccaggCTGTAAGTGTCAAACTCCTGATCGCTGTAGGTGCCACCCCGGCGCAGGGACTGCAGAGAGGCTGTGGAGCTGCGGCGTGATGCAGACGCTGAGCTGGAAGCATAATCCTGTCTCAGACCTGACACCAAAAAATGTTAAGTTAAAAAGTAGTCCTTGAACAATCATATGTGATGTCCAGCACATGTACATGCTCACAACCCCCTCTACTCACTCTCTTCCTGTAGGCGAGCCATGATCTGGACATCCGTGAGATCCTGCAGCTTATAGCCCATACTGATGGAGTCATCCGATGTGCTGAGCTCACTGTCTATGGAGGACTGTGAGCTTAGGGCTGATTGCATGCTTGTGGCACCTGTAAACACAGTGAGATACCTGGTACAACACAGTGCATCTCAAACGAAGAATGGTTACACTGTCAAGTACAGTTTCTGCAATTTATTTCCACTTGTGTTGGAGAGAATGACCTTACATTCTCAAATAGTGGCACTGCAACTTCATAATCATTCAAAACACTTAAGACTATATTATGTTTTTACATggaatgaaaagtttttccctgcaCAACCACAGAAAAAAATCCAATCACAGGATGACAACTACCTTTCTAACCAGTATCCTGCCtccaaaaaagacaaatttgAACTGATATGAAGCCCAGGTAAAATACTGTCTTGATTAATGGGCCCCTTCACACCCATAAGAGGACTATGACAAATGTGAGACTGTCACCCAAGTGGTTACTGAATTGATCAGTGAAGATTAGATGCCAAAAGGATCTGTCAGACCCTGCTTAGTGGATGACCGGGACTGATTGATTAGGTTCATACAACTGTATTATTGCTTCAAGGTAAGACATAAGTGTTGAtggaaaaagttttttaaagttGGAAAATAATTGAGTAAAGCAGCTCCATCAGTCACAATCAGCTGGAGGAAATGTGTCAAGTATCACCATACTGCAGCTAACGCAAAGACAGACGTGCTGCCTGTATCAGGACAGATATAAATTTAACATCTTTAACAGGTGGATATGCATTGTACTTAATCATCAGACTGACACAACCGATATTTGTGAATTTAAGTTGTTAACTCAGATACATTTCTGACAATCACCCTGGTCCGTTTAAATcaggcatgtccaaactattccacGAAGggctgtgtggctgcaggtttttgttccaaccagtcaagagcacacagtttgaCCAATCAACTTTCTGAAGACTAAGATCAGTGGATCAAATGAGTCaggtctggtgtgctgctgcttggttgaaaagaaaacctgcagccacatcGGCCCTTTGAGGAATAGTTTGGACATGGCTGGTTTAAATCAACACATCTCAGTCCTCCCTGCCTACACTACAGCCTTGCTGAGCAGTATCAGTCTAGAAAGGACTGTCTGCTGATGATGCCCAGGAAAGCTGTATGCAAAGTTCCCCCGGCAGATGTGTCTGTCTAATACAGGCCTAACATTCAAACTAAGACAAATGGGAAATGACAACATCATCCGGGGGCATTTGGTTATGTAAAACGTCTGGATTAGATGGGGTCACTGCCCACAAGCCAAGCATTTTCAAGTTCATGCAAAGATATGTTATTTACAGGGTCTCTGCACAGTGAAGTGCCAGATATAGTGAGACAATGTGAGGAATAACAAACGTGAAACTGTAACAATCACCACAAAGAACACCAGCACTGTACATTTCACACAGGTTAGCATTGTCAAACACTTTCCATATAATTTATTTCTATCCTGTGaagcagtggtccccaaccttttTTTGCACCACGGACCAGTTTCATGCACGACATAATTTGACGGACTGGGGCGGGGGTTTGGGGTGCGTGTGTGATTCCGTGGTAATAAAATTATAGCAGTTGTCCACTTGCCGTCCatgcagctgcagttcagccactttaacagccaacttcaatacagttctccctcttcttccgtctcatctttgggccttttcctttgttctttgcaaagtagctctctgaagatgtttgttttccactaatctcagctagcttgattttttagggtataccagtctgtgactgaaacaggtacgtgtcaagtGCGCCAAGAGGAACAGacagatgttgttaaaagagaatccatttttcaaaataaaacaactttccgagtatgatcgtcaatataacggaaataaaataacgtatttattctttctctgcggcccggtACCAAACTACCCACGGACCGGTACCGGTCCGcggcccggtggttggggaccactgctgTGAAGTACTTAAAATactgtctgtgtttattatAGAATAATCCTTGTGATTGCTGTGcagttattttttgttaaaaaagaaaaaaaaaaaagaaaaaacgcaACCTTTGTCAAGAAGCAAATACGTATATATATTTGCCCCTTTGtgacttattatttttttctcttagaTAAGGTAGTCCCGAATCCTTTCCACAAGAAAAACTTACATAATATTCActgtgaattttattttttttacatttatttaaatttgttcatgttgtttgttgatTATAATACAGTGAATTTCCCTGCCTGGTAGAAGTTAAAAATCAATCTAGAAAACCTATGatatgttttgaaaaaacagtTAATAGCAATGTGCAGTATATGCGACATACAGTAAACTAGGTAAAACATGCAACAATGCTAGAATGGACTTTAAAAATAACCATTCAGATTCCCCAGAGGACACACTGTTGATTCATTagtgcacacacataaactgaCCTACATTCTTACAATAACTGATGCCAAATCGCACTGTTGATTAGGGATTGTTGAGCAGAAACTGAAGAGCAGTGTGTTAATGTCATGCCATACCTGAAGTGCCACAGGTTAGTAGGGATTTGTTAGTTGATTTGTGGTACCCAGGAGAGATCAGGCCTGAGCCTGCCGAGGCTGCCTCTGCTGATGGGCTGCTGTACATGTTCCTCCATCGAGACGCTGCAAGGAGCAGGACAGCAGAGATTAGCTACAATATACACACTAAAGAGATGACACACATGAAGATTAAGTTAAATGTAGCTGGATGAATGTAAAAGGATATTAAGGGCCCCATTTTAATCATGCAACAACAAGTGCAGTATGAGGGCATCTCTAAGTACACCAGCAGCTGTATTAGTTCACGGAGGTACAGCAGTGCAAAGTGCTGAAGCGCTGAGTGAAGGTGAATCTATACCAGAGGGTGTGGTGATTAAGAAAATAACTGATCTCATCTCTCTGAAAGAACTGAGCCCATCCCAGCTCAACAAATACTGACTCCAGGAAATCCTGTAGTTGTCTGGATGGTACAGAGCATCTCGTTGTGTACACACAGCACCACACGCCTGTAGCCCGAGGCAGGTGGTGTGGGTCTTTATTCACTTATTAACAGTAAATGAGATaggaaaaaatactttaaaaaaattgtttggTGAACCACACTTAACAGGATTGAATAGCCATAGGACTAATTCACAATACAGTACCATTCATGATACATTGCCTGCAATTCGATAGATATATGATGCAGCACTACTGCTATAATTGACACATTGCAAGGAAATCATCTGACACCATGTCACAATATCTGTCTACCTGAGGATTACAGAATGCCACAAAAAGGAAAAGTGGAGAAATGATGTATTCATCAGCTGCATTATGATGTCAGTTTCACAACATTTGAAATGAAGTGAGATAAAACAATGTACTAAAAAATTGCATAGTGCTTAGCTTAATGCCTCTTTatcacacactgactacaactttTGCGTCACCCTTCAAATGTAATGTCAAGTAAGGCAGTCTTGGCCATTTTCTAATATGGTTTGCCTAACAGTAAAGGGGTTCACAGCAAGTGGCCAGGCAAAAAATAGCCTGTTGTAGGCCACATTTTGGGGGTTGTCAGTATGCAGATTAACTCTACCCACTGTGATATGATACACTAAAGGATGTTGTTAACAGAGATGATTTCAGccctttgttttttgtctggcAGGAGCCAGGAGGATAATCAATTGATACTCAAGTGGGTCACAAAGGTTTGAGTGATCAGTAAACCCTTAATGTTTGCTTAAAAATTACATATGTAGCTTTCTAAATTTACACTGACACCAGCACAAGGACCTGCTGActatgtaaacacaaacacttaaagcACAACTCTcgtcaaaatgcaacctaggctttttttgtgaatgtatattagtcaaacctttgtgctggggcactcttaagctagcatcaaaatcgctatttttaaaacactaagaaggctcgacataacatgaaactttgctcatagtatcagcagggtctctacacatgaacacgagcattgagaacattgtttgtgtatagAGCTgataaattcatcagattaaaatgtctgtttttttcattttgcaaaatatattgcaatgtcAGTATTTTTGAAAATCCTGCAGCCCTACAATACAGACTGAGGTTTTAGATGATATGTAGACAGTCTGATGTGCTAGTGCATTAGTGAGTGAGAGAGTAACTCATACAGTTAATTTAGACGTCTTTTTAAACCTTTACTGCAAACCCTGTAGTTTCTGCAGTTTGAGTAAAACATGCTGTATGCCAACAGGCAGTTTCATGGCCCGGTGGTgccgttaaaaaaaaaaaagaaaaccgtCCCAGGAGGGGGAGGTAATCCAACCCATCCCATGACTTCATGTGGTCATTCAGCCCTGGTGTGAATAGCTTTGTTGTTCAGGTTTTGCAGTGTGCAGGAAGTAGAAGCCGCAAGCAGGATAAATTATAAATGGGATCGGTTGGATCAGACACAAATTTCTGTCCACACGTAGAGACGTACACAGCATGTACACAACACTCTGGCTTTGTCATATGattaaaagacacacacagacatgtgcacacacacagcgggGGTGAGCAGTAAATAAGACTGCAGCACATTCACAGAGGGAGGTAAGACTGTCTCTCTTGGCTGAATTAGGTGCTTGATTTAGGCCAACCACCTCCAAGGCAGCGGCATGTGACTCAGATACCTTCAGATACAAACATGTGTTTCTCTCTTATTAGGAAAGCTGTTGTTGGTTAGGATTTGGGATGAAATGAAAGATTGTTAAGGTTAGGGTTTACATAGAGAATATATAACCATgcaaattaaaacatgttttggatCAGGAATATCAGATATATGACACAAGATGCACGTATGTGTTCGTTAATTGCTTACTCTGGTCCAAACGGCTGATCAGCGTCCGACAAGCCATTTCTGTCTCCGGGCTGCGGTGGTCAAGAGCCTGCCGACACCACTTCAACGGAGACTCGGGGCCTTGATCCACAACTTGCTTTTTTGGCGACACATACAACCTGTGAAGAGGAGGTAGATGAGAAGAAAAGTAATTATTACCAAAAGAAACGAAAGCAATGATAGGAGGTAAAAGGGATTGGGTGAGGAATACAGAAAGGGGAATACTGAGGTTAAAAAAAGGCAGTTCATGGCCAGAAACACTAAGCCTAATCTACTTTTCACTGAACATG of the Sparus aurata chromosome 18, fSpaAur1.1, whole genome shotgun sequence genome contains:
- the znf711 gene encoding zinc finger protein 711, which codes for MDQGGGVLELHTQELKMPHAMIMQDFVAGMGGLAHIDGEHIVVSVPEGMLLSDVMTDEGILLEHGLEVEGLETQVVQGLETEVVEGLETEVVESLHANVDGLEAEVVEELQTQVVELEAQVVEGLESEVEVEGLENEVDVEGLEAHVVEGLEEEVEVEGLEAEVVEGLEVDVESLQSQGVEAHEISSEDMVTSEHSVIMPENILGTEVAIEEALDSHHHHHVLTSDLIQDSNHHHDDMPDQVFVAELLSEHQDNTLDHQLVSEGLMVTEANSETIIHQQLPTEAVPLQTDEDDDARSSSEDYLMISLDEVGEKLDIGDTPLEISTEVMEDKESKEEDGSEVIKVYIFKAEADDDLGGTEVITEDDYQNGHPDLEAASSGRLGVGRDKMVYMAVKNHPKEEDDDDDDSDDDDDDDISNTIDQVKNGAATQFLQIREGLGANRALKPKPKKKKKTETRQCQTAVIIGPDGLPLTVYPCHICGKKFRSRGFLKCHMKNHPDHLLKKKYQCTDCDFTTNKKISFHNHLESHKLLSHNSERSPEYTEYARRYHESSPLGSDKLIVKDREPKLHHCKYCDYETAEQGLLNRHLLAVHSKNFAHVCVECAKGFRHPSELKKHMRTHTGEKPYHCPHCEFRCADQSNLKTHIKSKHGADLPFKCSHCPQAYADARELQRHIEMVQGHKTHQCPHCEHKSTNSSDLKRHIISVHTKDFPHQCDVCEKGFHRPSELKKHAETHKGNKVHQCRHCNFNAPDTFTLSRHILSLHTKDLPFKCKRCRRGFRQPAELKKHMKTHSGRKVYQCQYCEYNSTDASGFKRHVISIHTKDYPHRCDYCTKGFRRPSEKSQHIARHHKDMLM
- the LOC115569005 gene encoding SLAIN motif-containing protein-like encodes the protein MVVPDSASVVPQPGSGSPTGLMEGSNPGCQEEVEGTQDLAGVELEEVRKLQELVHRLEVQNETLRNRGSKKATIHRGASSNSNLTANINERLTCEGVSNSHLTLEHSGDLGSTDFELSPPQDSSSSEEMSPLPVTNRLEEGDEEEEEVDDEERGPCGGFLTLTYSNGGGRCGEQSQTPESPSQGSYESETLAESDSGVDQSALDEVDVLDLEDECAEVEDEDSWLYVSPKKQVVDQGPESPLKWCRQALDHRSPETEMACRTLISRLDQTSRWRNMYSSPSAEAASAGSGLISPGYHKSTNKSLLTCGTSGATSMQSALSSQSSIDSELSTSDDSISMGYKLQDLTDVQIMARLQEESLRQDYASSSASASRRSSTASLQSLRRGGTYSDQEFDTYSLEDEEDEFGPMPQRRHRFTPSPLGSPRCLSPSTSNHGQEYSSRLGAPRTRTPRRSLQGPSAELLKFAKSEEELRHSMPNLAPRTSLRSLEAVRNSRSMEANLQSSGNRMSHLTHSPSTGMACSRLRGSGQSPLSLRTPVKAVAPTGSMGPGRQPSRGLPVIQAASAVGGRRVQSPGSANGGGYIPGRASTGAGRAAMGRGQAGPSTRSKLSQPTRRSLGMAKISDESWKDGCY